One Paraburkholderia agricolaris genomic region harbors:
- a CDS encoding LysR family transcriptional regulator, whose translation MSLTIRQLKYFVATAELGQISQAAIQLTISQSAVTTAIRDLEDSLGTPLFLRAANGVVLTNTGRRFLNHAYTILSSVEEAMRVPNLESTLTAKLAIAASYTVLGYFLPHHLMRLHSLYPKLEVQLYELNREAIEEGLIQGRYDLAVLLTSNVSNPDLILEPIVHSVRRLWVGAHHPLLQKASVKFSDVSVEPFVMLTVDEAAQTAMKYWNQTQYQPNVILRTSSVEAVRSMVANGSGVAILSDMVYRPWSLEGKRIETMLLEDVVPPMSVGLAWRKDMEITPAIQAVREYFKHAFMEPRAS comes from the coding sequence ATGTCGCTGACCATCCGTCAACTAAAGTACTTTGTAGCCACCGCCGAGTTGGGGCAGATATCCCAAGCTGCAATCCAACTGACCATCTCACAGTCCGCAGTTACGACCGCAATCCGGGACCTGGAAGACTCTCTCGGCACGCCGTTGTTTCTGCGCGCGGCCAATGGAGTCGTTCTTACAAACACCGGTCGCCGGTTTTTGAATCATGCGTACACCATCCTGTCCTCCGTAGAGGAAGCTATGCGCGTGCCAAACCTCGAGAGTACCTTGACGGCGAAGCTCGCGATTGCGGCGAGCTACACGGTACTTGGATATTTTCTTCCGCATCACCTGATGCGACTACACTCGCTGTACCCCAAGCTCGAAGTGCAACTCTACGAACTCAACCGGGAGGCTATCGAAGAGGGATTGATTCAGGGCAGATACGACCTGGCAGTCCTGCTTACCTCCAATGTGTCGAACCCCGACCTCATCCTGGAGCCGATTGTGCATTCGGTCCGCCGGCTGTGGGTCGGGGCGCATCATCCGCTCCTTCAAAAGGCAAGCGTAAAATTTTCTGACGTATCCGTAGAGCCATTCGTCATGCTAACCGTCGATGAGGCTGCCCAGACCGCGATGAAGTATTGGAATCAGACCCAATATCAACCGAACGTAATTTTACGAACCTCTTCGGTTGAGGCCGTGCGTAGCATGGTCGCGAACGGGAGTGGTGTCGCCATATTGTCCGATATGGTCTACCGGCCATGGTCGCTCGAAGGGAAGCGCATCGAAACCATGCTCCTTGAGGATGTAGTTCCTCCTATGAGCGTGGGCCTAGCCTGGCGCAAGGACATGGAAATTACTCCAGCAATCCAGGCAGTGCGGGAATATTTCAAGCACGCGTTTATGGAGCCGAGAGCCAGTTAG
- a CDS encoding 5-oxoprolinase subunit PxpA has protein sequence MGKQSIDLNSDMGEGFGPWLIGDGVDEEIMPLISSANIATGFHAGDPNIMARTVLVAKETGVQVGAHPGFRDLAGFGRRHINETPQALVHDIIYQLGALREFARVANVTLQHVKPHGALYMHAASNEPLSRLLVETLRKTEPSLLLFCMQSSITYKIAQEYGQPVVREFYADRDYDRSGSIVFTRRVQRLDPQQVADKVVRACIDGKVKTVDGADIDIDFDSICIHSDTPGALSLIKVTREALQANGIRIEAPFSPSH, from the coding sequence ATGGGGAAGCAGAGTATCGATTTGAATTCAGATATGGGCGAAGGATTTGGTCCCTGGCTAATTGGCGATGGAGTTGATGAGGAGATTATGCCCCTCATTAGCTCAGCTAACATAGCAACGGGATTCCATGCAGGCGACCCAAACATCATGGCGAGAACCGTGCTGGTCGCTAAAGAAACGGGAGTCCAGGTCGGAGCCCATCCCGGTTTTCGCGACCTTGCTGGCTTTGGCCGTCGACATATCAATGAAACACCACAAGCCTTGGTGCACGACATCATTTATCAACTCGGGGCATTGCGAGAGTTCGCGCGTGTCGCGAATGTCACGCTTCAGCACGTGAAACCTCACGGCGCTCTTTACATGCACGCCGCGTCAAACGAGCCACTCTCCCGCTTACTGGTCGAGACCTTGAGGAAGACGGAACCAAGCCTTCTCCTGTTCTGCATGCAATCCTCCATCACGTACAAGATTGCACAGGAGTATGGACAGCCGGTGGTGCGTGAGTTCTATGCGGACCGTGATTACGATCGAAGCGGTTCTATCGTTTTCACCCGCAGAGTTCAAAGGCTAGACCCCCAGCAGGTAGCGGACAAAGTTGTACGTGCGTGTATCGATGGAAAAGTTAAAACCGTCGACGGCGCCGATATCGACATCGACTTCGATTCGATTTGCATCCACAGCGACACGCCGGGCGCACTTTCACTTATCAAGGTGACGCGTGAAGCACTTCAGGCAAATGGCATAAGAATTGAAGCACCTTTTTCGCCTTCCCATTAA
- a CDS encoding acetyl-CoA carboxylase, which produces MPIHEILSPLPGTFYRRAAPDQPYFVEVDSTVASGAVVGLVEVMKQFTEVEGHVSGRVVEVTVEDGEPVDAGQVIIRIEE; this is translated from the coding sequence ATGCCTATTCACGAGATTCTGAGTCCCCTACCCGGAACCTTCTACCGACGCGCCGCCCCAGATCAACCGTACTTCGTCGAAGTCGACTCCACTGTCGCTAGCGGTGCGGTTGTCGGCCTGGTAGAGGTCATGAAGCAATTCACCGAGGTCGAAGGCCACGTGTCCGGAAGAGTAGTTGAGGTTACTGTGGAAGATGGCGAACCGGTCGACGCCGGTCAGGTCATCATTCGCATCGAGGAATGA
- a CDS encoding acetyl-CoA carboxylase biotin carboxylase subunit, which produces MSSLTAVTSPYTPRKIRRVLVANRGEIAVRVVRAVQELGMEAIAVYSDADKDSLAVKLANRAIHIGPAHAAKSYLNIERILEAARETQSDAIHPGYGFLSENARFAQQVEDAGLVFVGPSASVISTMGDKARARETAQRAGVPTVPGSDGVVHDLSEARDVAGQIGFPVMIKAAAGGGGRGIRVANNLQELDSELPKAQREAEAAFGEGGVYLERFIAKARHIEVQILGDGKNAIHLFERECSLQRRRQKVMEEAPSPSIGAAVRRELCESATRLAQSVGYRSAGTLEYLYDDSRQEFYFIEMNTRIQVEHPVTEAITGIDLVRETIRIADGEPLRFNQDDVVMRGCAIEFRINAEDPLKDFRPSPGRIDQFDWPTGPGVRVDSHLFLGYQIPPFYDSLLAKIIVHDENRIAAIERGLRALGELNIGGVKTTTPLHLALLRDPSVRAGDFHTNFLEGWVSNWNKESAELVEDTARVTHTQPAEVTK; this is translated from the coding sequence ATGAGCAGCCTTACAGCAGTTACTTCTCCCTACACCCCAAGAAAGATTCGGCGCGTGCTGGTCGCAAACAGAGGGGAAATCGCAGTTCGGGTAGTTCGTGCGGTTCAGGAACTCGGGATGGAGGCAATCGCCGTATATAGCGACGCGGACAAAGATAGTCTTGCGGTCAAACTTGCAAATCGCGCGATTCATATTGGCCCCGCGCACGCTGCTAAAAGTTATCTAAATATTGAGAGGATTCTTGAAGCTGCTCGTGAAACGCAATCAGATGCCATCCATCCGGGGTACGGATTTCTTTCCGAGAACGCCCGCTTTGCGCAGCAAGTCGAAGATGCCGGACTCGTTTTCGTCGGCCCGTCAGCATCGGTCATCTCCACAATGGGTGACAAAGCGCGGGCCAGAGAAACAGCTCAGCGGGCCGGTGTGCCAACGGTGCCCGGCAGCGACGGGGTAGTACACGATCTTTCGGAGGCCCGTGACGTAGCCGGCCAGATCGGCTTTCCCGTCATGATTAAAGCCGCCGCTGGGGGCGGAGGACGTGGCATCAGGGTCGCGAACAACCTGCAGGAATTGGACTCGGAGCTTCCAAAGGCACAGCGCGAAGCCGAGGCTGCTTTCGGCGAAGGCGGCGTGTATCTGGAGCGCTTCATTGCAAAAGCACGACACATCGAAGTGCAGATTCTCGGGGACGGGAAGAACGCTATTCATCTCTTTGAGAGGGAGTGCTCTCTGCAACGCCGCCGGCAGAAAGTGATGGAGGAGGCACCCTCTCCTTCAATCGGCGCCGCGGTGCGACGTGAGCTTTGTGAGTCCGCAACTCGTCTCGCGCAATCCGTTGGCTACCGTAGTGCCGGCACGCTCGAGTACCTATATGACGATTCTCGACAAGAGTTCTACTTTATCGAGATGAACACCCGGATTCAGGTCGAACACCCGGTGACGGAGGCGATTACAGGTATCGACCTGGTACGCGAAACCATCCGTATTGCGGACGGAGAGCCGCTAAGATTCAATCAGGACGACGTCGTGATGCGCGGATGTGCCATCGAATTTCGCATCAACGCGGAGGACCCACTAAAGGACTTCAGACCCAGCCCAGGACGAATTGACCAGTTCGATTGGCCCACCGGCCCGGGAGTTCGCGTCGACAGCCACCTATTCTTGGGCTACCAGATTCCTCCATTCTACGATTCGCTTCTCGCCAAAATCATCGTTCACGATGAAAACCGTATCGCTGCCATCGAGCGCGGCCTTCGCGCATTAGGTGAGTTGAATATTGGCGGGGTTAAGACCACGACACCATTGCACCTTGCGCTGCTGCGCGACCCATCCGTGCGTGCTGGCGACTTCCACACCAACTTTCTGGAGGGATGGGTTTCGAACTGGAACAAGGAATCGGCTGAGTTGGTTGAAGATACGGCTCGAGTCACCCATACCCAACCGGCCGAGGTAACAAAATGA
- a CDS encoding 5-oxoprolinase subunit B family protein, which produces MTFRYTFGGDEFIFVEISEEMSLEAFFKGASVTRELKDCKVPGITEICPANASYQVRFNPDLIAPNAVIQVLKELEDSISDASLKIETRVIEVPVFYNDPWTHETLMRFRERHQDPTSTDLEYAARINGKSDVADFIAAHSDSPWFVSMVGFVAGLPFMFQMVERHRQLEVPKYLSPRTDTPKLTVGHGGCFTAIYSVRGAGGYQMFGLTPAPIFDPSQRLDYLKDFMVFFRPGDIVKFKPIDREAYDRAVSEVEDGSFSLRIRPATFVLEDFLRDPDGYNRSLIEDFYAN; this is translated from the coding sequence ATGACATTCCGATATACATTCGGAGGGGACGAATTCATCTTCGTGGAGATTAGCGAAGAAATGTCGCTTGAGGCATTTTTCAAGGGTGCGTCGGTTACTCGCGAGCTCAAAGACTGCAAGGTTCCCGGCATCACTGAGATCTGTCCTGCTAACGCCTCGTATCAGGTTCGGTTCAACCCTGACCTTATTGCTCCGAACGCCGTGATCCAGGTGCTTAAGGAACTTGAGGACAGCATCTCCGATGCATCGCTCAAAATAGAAACCAGAGTTATAGAGGTACCCGTCTTCTATAACGACCCGTGGACGCACGAAACACTCATGCGGTTTCGCGAACGTCATCAAGACCCGACTTCAACTGACCTTGAATATGCCGCCCGTATAAACGGGAAAAGCGACGTCGCGGACTTCATTGCGGCGCATTCCGATTCCCCATGGTTTGTCTCCATGGTGGGATTCGTAGCGGGTCTTCCTTTCATGTTTCAGATGGTCGAAAGGCATAGACAACTGGAAGTGCCAAAGTACCTGAGTCCCAGAACGGACACGCCAAAATTGACGGTCGGCCATGGCGGGTGTTTTACAGCTATTTATTCCGTACGCGGTGCAGGCGGATATCAAATGTTTGGACTCACGCCTGCACCAATATTTGACCCATCGCAGCGGCTCGACTACCTGAAAGATTTCATGGTTTTCTTCCGCCCCGGCGATATCGTAAAGTTCAAGCCCATCGACCGTGAGGCTTATGATCGGGCGGTTTCCGAAGTGGAAGATGGCTCTTTCTCTCTAAGGATCAGACCGGCTACCTTCGTGCTCGAAGATTTCCTGCGCGACCCTGATGGCTACAACCGTTCCCTTATAGAGGATTTCTATGCCAATTAA
- a CDS encoding biotin-dependent carboxyltransferase family protein: MPINESADIEVQKPGLATSIQDIGRQGFYHVGIPPSGSLDQFASQAANLLVGNSADAAVLECTLLGPQLLFRSSAIVAVTGAEMMPKVDGVAQTCNTAFSVKAGSVLSFDFVKSGARSYLAVSGGFDVPVVLGSRSTYTLGSIGGLHGRRLQKADTLNIRPGSARRSEGNRLPIEFINSHGSENELRVLTGLYHHRLSEESARSFFEDTWLVSAEADRTGYRFKGGRQLVFKERKQPFGAGADPSNIVDACYPIGSIQIPAGREPIALHRDAVSGGGYATIGTVISADMDLIGQMQPNHKTHFVAVGIEEALVARKKYSNRLAMLHAHFTER; the protein is encoded by the coding sequence ATGCCAATTAACGAATCTGCTGACATTGAGGTTCAAAAGCCTGGTTTGGCAACCTCGATACAGGATATCGGACGTCAAGGTTTTTATCACGTTGGGATTCCTCCTTCGGGTTCTTTGGACCAGTTCGCCTCCCAGGCCGCTAACCTCCTTGTTGGGAACTCCGCAGATGCGGCAGTGCTCGAGTGCACTCTTCTCGGTCCGCAACTGCTGTTTCGTTCGTCCGCAATTGTCGCCGTAACCGGTGCCGAGATGATGCCGAAAGTGGACGGCGTCGCGCAGACCTGCAACACCGCCTTTAGTGTTAAAGCCGGAAGCGTGCTTTCCTTCGACTTCGTTAAGAGCGGCGCGAGGTCGTATCTGGCGGTTTCGGGTGGCTTCGACGTTCCCGTTGTACTAGGCAGCCGGTCGACATATACCCTCGGCTCCATCGGTGGGCTACACGGACGACGTTTGCAAAAGGCTGATACTTTGAACATCAGACCTGGCAGTGCCAGACGTTCAGAAGGAAACCGCCTGCCGATCGAGTTTATCAATTCACACGGCTCCGAAAATGAGCTGCGCGTTTTGACGGGGCTATACCACCACCGTCTTTCTGAAGAGTCGGCACGGTCATTTTTTGAAGATACCTGGCTGGTGTCGGCGGAGGCCGATCGTACGGGATACCGATTCAAGGGCGGCAGGCAGCTTGTCTTTAAAGAGCGCAAGCAGCCTTTCGGCGCAGGCGCGGACCCGTCCAACATTGTGGACGCATGCTATCCAATTGGTTCAATCCAGATCCCAGCGGGCCGTGAGCCCATAGCATTGCACAGGGATGCGGTATCAGGAGGAGGCTATGCCACCATCGGCACTGTGATTAGCGCCGACATGGATTTGATTGGGCAGATGCAGCCCAACCACAAAACTCACTTTGTCGCGGTCGGCATAGAAGAAGCCTTAGTTGCGAGAAAGAAATATTCGAACCGCCTCGCCATGCTTCACGCCCATTTCACCGAACGCTAA
- a CDS encoding purine-cytosine permease family protein, producing MANLTKKNKDDDFDSSTSAISEAARMPAMSLTMAWWAVCSAVFYIVVGATLALTYGARNALIGMALSVVVYGIVNSVMSRYAIRTGLSVALFSRVLFGSAGAALATLIFFATAMYYAVFEGSVIAVAANHLFPALTYKWAALIVVCYSVPLVFGSVQHWLDKFNGVLLPFYLFGLIAAVVLTTYEYGYNATWLDFGGSKEISTSGWWNCFVYYMGVWVLMMYTFDYARFGKRSDSTYHGRFNFGIPFYLLTFLVNGAIGIYLVASIPGLGPLTEVSVVFALLKLMGIWGLLFVWVTQSRINTANYYLATINMQAFFQKLVNINAPKFFWALVVGVCVYVMMMADVFSKLLQALAYQGIFVVAWVGVALAHIFSNRYEQLVGPDIEVRDAYVPTFNPGGLIAWLLGALAGFLLNSIHSNVSSFSAPATFLISLFAYSLLMRRAKREWFVAVPVAASSQAAFEGK from the coding sequence ATGGCCAATTTGACAAAGAAAAATAAGGATGACGACTTTGATTCGTCAACATCAGCCATCTCGGAAGCCGCTCGAATGCCGGCGATGTCGCTCACCATGGCGTGGTGGGCCGTTTGTAGCGCAGTTTTTTACATCGTGGTGGGAGCCACACTCGCACTTACCTACGGCGCGCGAAATGCGCTGATTGGCATGGCACTATCAGTTGTTGTGTATGGCATCGTCAATAGTGTGATGAGCCGCTATGCCATCCGCACGGGGCTCTCGGTGGCGCTCTTCTCGCGAGTGTTGTTCGGAAGTGCGGGCGCTGCGCTGGCAACGCTCATCTTCTTCGCCACTGCTATGTACTACGCCGTATTCGAAGGTTCGGTTATCGCTGTCGCGGCGAATCACCTATTTCCCGCCTTGACTTATAAATGGGCCGCGCTAATTGTCGTTTGCTACAGTGTCCCGCTGGTGTTCGGCAGTGTGCAGCACTGGCTCGATAAATTTAACGGCGTACTTCTTCCGTTCTACCTTTTTGGTCTGATCGCCGCCGTCGTTTTAACGACCTATGAATATGGGTACAACGCAACGTGGCTGGACTTCGGAGGTTCGAAGGAAATATCGACGTCTGGTTGGTGGAATTGCTTCGTATACTACATGGGCGTTTGGGTGTTGATGATGTACACGTTCGACTACGCCAGATTCGGTAAGAGATCGGACTCAACCTACCACGGCCGTTTTAACTTCGGGATCCCTTTCTACCTCCTGACCTTTCTGGTTAACGGAGCAATCGGCATCTATCTCGTCGCATCTATTCCAGGCCTTGGGCCGCTCACCGAAGTCTCGGTGGTCTTCGCCCTTTTGAAACTTATGGGCATATGGGGCCTTCTTTTTGTCTGGGTCACCCAGTCGCGCATCAACACCGCGAACTACTATCTGGCGACAATCAACATGCAGGCTTTTTTCCAGAAATTGGTCAATATCAACGCACCCAAATTCTTCTGGGCCTTGGTAGTGGGTGTGTGCGTCTATGTGATGATGATGGCCGATGTCTTCTCGAAACTCTTGCAAGCTCTTGCCTACCAGGGGATTTTTGTTGTCGCATGGGTAGGAGTCGCGCTCGCACACATTTTCTCGAATCGGTACGAGCAACTTGTTGGGCCTGACATCGAAGTTCGCGACGCTTACGTTCCCACGTTCAATCCTGGCGGCCTCATTGCGTGGCTTCTGGGGGCACTGGCTGGTTTTCTCCTGAACAGCATTCACAGCAATGTCTCATCATTCTCGGCGCCCGCGACTTTCCTGATATCTCTGTTCGCGTATTCGCTCCTCATGCGACGGGCAAAACGTGAATGGTTTGTGGCCGTGCCCGTAGCAGCTTCTTCGCAGGCTGCCTTCGAGGGCAAGTAA